One stretch of Pomacea canaliculata isolate SZHN2017 linkage group LG1, ASM307304v1, whole genome shotgun sequence DNA includes these proteins:
- the LOC112577424 gene encoding putative GPI-anchored protein pfl2: MRHVTCLCRWFPYWYLCCDRKIVINHFELLPHYNEVFPRLRIADNQVAFHPSSSASSDPPDLPTYRQALGFVSLRNQWQTRNGGKANGRELSGTKTGVTLYLPVSRAKPWSQQQGGLPLSPSIDSHRNLLRPLVADTAASDSGSREMWLYPTPSYTLSDTTSYTSDIVPQWTPSNASTTKLISVAAPTNADIILSDTTPNNILSDTTPSTANDKETLSDTKPSNARGKKTSWSTQTITGSHETLYDRTHSNTLAMGSPSDNTQISTRNIELSTPSKTMLSETTTRSLTLSQTVPLTSVAEEIRPHLAPGNTRNTGLATGTMPSNQDTLSRGSPGNTSNMEILSDVLHLTSGTALCHPRKEGITADVGKTKEASSPGPNTQSSSRVQSLDITEIPLVHESLKMVSNRSKAGTGLLKAATPSTLGQHQLPDSAVFSGFQEKNNILLELKSSFLARNSVTYEDIILQEISTAFIANKFLESVNIQPSPLSISFQTPAPAMKSKTVTFDRLNPLSDLSPTSDLLTSFVINPSFAFATMPTIPATPAFDTGRTKDVYHHHRNLEDMQYNSGGDDSLSYLLGEHSLNVGPLTSSRLEDSLPQPSRRFYHFPHIIFNSRRAERE, encoded by the exons ATGAGACACGTGACTTGCTTATGTCG CTGGTTTCCTTATTGGTATCTGTGTTGTGACAGAAAAATTGTCATCAATCACTTTGAATTGCTGCCGCATTACAACGAAGTGTTTCCTAGACTG AGAATAGCAGACAACCAAGTTGCTTTCCATCCATCCTCTTCAGCCTCGTCTGATCCGCCAGACCTTCCCACCTACCGCCAGGCTCTTGGCTTTGTCAGTCTGCGGAATCAATGGCAGACAAGGAATGGAGGAAAGGCTAATGGCAGAGAGCTGAGTGGCACTAAGACTGGTGTCACACTCTACCTGCCAGTGTCGAGGGCCAAACCCTGGTCGCAGCAGCAGGGTGGCCTCCCTTTGTCACCGTCAATCGATTCACATCGCAACTTACTGCGACCTCTGGTGGCAGATACAGCAGCAAGCGACTCCGGCAGCAGGGAGATGTGGCTCTATCCAACACCTAGTTACACCCTGTCAGATACAACTAGTTACACTAGCGACATCGTACCACAGTGGACACCCAGTAATGCTAGCACCACAAAGCTGATCTCAGTTGCGGCCCCTACTAACGCTGATATCATCCTCTCAGATACAACACCTAACAACATCCTGTCGGATACAACACCAAGTACCGCTAACGATAAAGAAACTTTATCAGATACAAAGCCTAGCAACGCCCGAGGTAAGAAAACCTCATGGTCTACACAAACAATCACTGGCTCCCATGAAACCTTGTATGACAGAACACATAGCAACACTCTCGCCATGGGGAGCCCCTCTGACAACACTCAGATTAGTACTAGAAACATAGAACTGTCGACACCTAGCAAAACAATGTTGTCAGAGACAACAACTAGAAGCCTTACCTTGTCTCAGACAGTCCCTTTGACCTCTGTCGCCGAGGAAATCCGACCTCATCTAGCTCCAGGTAACACTAGAAACACAGGACTGGCAACAGGTACGATGCCTAGCAACCAAGACACTCTGTCACGTGGCTCACCTGGAAACACTAGCAACATGGAAATCCTGTCTGATGTCCTCCATCTGACTTCGGGTACTGCACTATGCCATCcaaggaaggaaggaataacTGCAGATGTCGGGAAAACAAAAGAGGCTTCAAGTCCAGGACCGAACACACAGAGCTCCAGCAGAGTTCAAAGTCTCGATATAACAGAAATTCCCTTAGTTCACGAAAGCCTGAAAATGGTATCAAACAGAAGTAAAGCAGGTACCGGACTCCTAAAGGCGGCTACACCTAGCACACTGGGACAGCACCAGCTTCCTGATTCTGCAGTTTTCTCTGgattccaagaaaaaaataatattttattagaactAAAATCGTCTTTTCTTGCAAGAAATTCTGTGACCTACGAAGACATAATATTACAGGAAATATCAACAGCATTTATCGCAAATAAATTCCTTGAGTCTGTAAACATTCAGCCTTCTCCACTCAGCATATCTTTCCAGACCCCTGCACCGGCTATGAAAAGCAAGACAGTTACTTTTGACAGACTTAACCCTCTCAGTGACCTTTCTCCTACAAGCGACCTCTTGACCTCCTTCGTGATAAATCCCAGTTTTGCATTTGCAACTATGCCTACCATACCTGCAACACCTGCCTTTGACACTGGGCGGACCAAGGATGTGTATCATCATCACAGGAACTTAGAAGACATGCAATATAATTCTGGAGGTGATGACAGTTTGAGTTATCTGTTGGGTGAACACAGTTTAAATGTTGGTCCGCTGACATCTTCAAGGTTGGAGGACTCTCTACCTCAGCCATCCAGACGCTTCTATCATTTCCCTCACATCATCTTCAATTCTCGAAGAGCAGAAAGAGAGTAG
- the LOC112565887 gene encoding von Willebrand factor C domain-containing protein 2-like produces MNSLLFVVAATSVAWCTQAAVLTTPGSVCTWNGHTFSEGEQYKPDPCTFCFCRDGRAACAVADCMMPSCVDPVRQPDKCCPVCPNGQNCRAFDGSIIPAGKQVKINDGTTCVCPTGGLIYLSGLMAECVSVAN; encoded by the exons ATGAATtccttgttgtttgttgttgccgCAACATCAGTAGCCTGGTGCACACAGGCGGCTGTGTTGACAACGCCGGGCTCTGTGTGCACGTGGAATGGTCACACCTTCTCGGAGGGGGAGCAGTACAAGCCCGACCCCTGCACCTTCTGCTTCTGTCGGGACGGGAGGGCGGCGTGCGCTGTGGCCGACTGCATGATGCCCTCGTGTGTCGACCCCGTGCGCCAACCCGACAAGTGCTGTCCCGTGTGTCCCAACG GTCAAAACTGTCGAGCGTTTGACGGAAGCATCATTCCAGCTGGGAAACAAGTGAAAATCAACGATGGAACCACCTGCGTGTGTCCCACCGGTGGACTTATTTACCTGTCGGGTCTGATGGCAGAGTGTGTTAGCGTAGCCAACTGA